A region of Myxococcus stipitatus DSM 14675 DNA encodes the following proteins:
- a CDS encoding class II glutamine amidotransferase yields the protein MSVVLAALTSDPNLLKCELHRLAGQVLVQTEPRANAMGVGAYAQDEVLLRRFSSAEADPSLAQLAPPNESEALLFHASRLPVGLSFEENTQPFRARRWLFAHQGSVSGFDALRAPLMASLPEHIQRLVRGSTDSEVLFGVFLRHLRDVGRTDDPRLEARVAGGLLADTAREVIKRSMEAGIPRASTLNLVATNGFILVACRFGEEPLYYSRLEGGTECEPCGVTASTPETQPAVGAHRRRRTVVVASHLKRPGSWVELPRGTTLAVGPDLQVQLVTGT from the coding sequence ATGTCCGTTGTCCTTGCCGCCCTCACGTCGGACCCGAATCTGCTGAAGTGCGAGCTGCACCGGCTCGCGGGGCAGGTGCTCGTGCAGACGGAGCCTCGGGCCAACGCGATGGGAGTGGGGGCCTATGCCCAGGATGAGGTCCTCCTGCGGCGCTTCTCCAGTGCGGAAGCGGACCCTTCACTCGCGCAGCTGGCCCCACCCAACGAGTCGGAGGCCCTGCTGTTCCATGCGAGCCGGCTGCCCGTGGGCCTCTCGTTCGAGGAGAACACCCAGCCCTTCCGAGCGCGCCGCTGGTTGTTCGCCCACCAGGGCAGTGTGAGTGGCTTCGACGCACTGCGTGCACCGCTGATGGCGTCGCTGCCCGAACACATCCAGCGCCTGGTGCGTGGGTCGACCGACAGCGAGGTGCTGTTCGGCGTCTTCCTGCGTCACCTGCGGGACGTGGGGCGCACGGATGATCCTCGGCTGGAGGCGCGGGTCGCCGGGGGACTCCTGGCGGACACCGCTCGCGAGGTCATCAAGCGCTCCATGGAGGCAGGCATCCCCCGCGCCTCCACCCTGAACCTGGTGGCCACCAATGGCTTCATCCTGGTGGCCTGCCGGTTCGGCGAGGAGCCGCTGTATTACTCACGCCTGGAAGGCGGCACGGAGTGTGAGCCCTGCGGTGTGACGGCGAGCACTCCCGAGACGCAGCCCGCGGTGGGGGCCCACCGCCGCCGCCGCACCGTCGTCGTCGCCAGTCACTTGAAGCGCCCGGGAAGCTGGGTGGAGTTGCCTCGCGGCACCACGCTCGCCGTGGGGCCGGACCTCCAGGTTCAGCTCGTCACCGGAACTTGA
- a CDS encoding ATP-binding protein encodes MVVRHPVDSVVAASLARRFGRESGLSAASSAEVALVVSELATNLVRHTRQGGTVELWREDAWLCIRALDRGPGMTEPERLFAGREGRPGPLPGESLGEGGAAVRRLTDEVRVSNREGGGLEVFARKRMTREARRTW; translated from the coding sequence GTGGTGGTTCGCCATCCGGTGGACTCGGTGGTGGCCGCGTCGTTGGCGCGGCGGTTCGGACGGGAGTCGGGGTTGTCGGCGGCGTCCAGCGCGGAGGTGGCCCTGGTGGTGAGTGAGCTGGCCACCAACCTGGTCCGCCACACGCGGCAGGGTGGGACGGTGGAGCTGTGGCGCGAGGACGCCTGGCTCTGCATCCGCGCGTTGGACCGAGGCCCTGGCATGACGGAGCCCGAGCGGCTCTTCGCGGGCCGGGAGGGCCGTCCGGGGCCGTTGCCGGGGGAGAGTCTGGGAGAAGGTGGCGCCGCGGTGCGACGGCTGACCGACGAGGTCCGCGTGTCCAACCGCGAGGGTGGGGGGCTGGAAGTGTTTGCTCGCAAGCGCATGACACGGGAGGCGAGGAGAACGTGGTGA
- a CDS encoding ATP-binding protein produces MSRGMLSAQLLSVLQHFMSETAARLVLRGTLESLRVSADTMSVAELPRVIDALEPATRHFVDAARRPDLAAKLRAVMAKASAASAPSLGLREPSPPAAAAATPEARPTTYLVRTEADASHARLSARAMCEALGGRGYECQKVATAVSELARNQISYAGGGTIQLIPVQSPRKLLRVRAEDQGRGIPELDRVLSGTYRSKTGMGLGLLGVKRLADKFEVNTGIAGTQVEFEVWL; encoded by the coding sequence GTGAGCCGGGGCATGTTGAGCGCTCAGCTGTTGAGTGTATTGCAGCACTTCATGTCGGAGACCGCCGCGCGGTTGGTGTTGCGCGGCACGCTGGAGTCGCTGCGGGTGTCGGCGGATACGATGAGCGTGGCGGAGCTGCCTCGGGTCATCGATGCGCTGGAGCCGGCGACGCGGCACTTCGTGGACGCGGCTCGGAGGCCGGACCTGGCCGCGAAGCTCAGGGCCGTGATGGCGAAGGCCTCGGCGGCGTCCGCGCCGTCGCTCGGCCTGCGGGAGCCGAGCCCCCCGGCCGCCGCGGCGGCGACCCCGGAGGCTCGGCCCACGACGTACCTGGTGCGGACGGAGGCGGACGCGAGCCATGCGCGGCTGTCGGCGCGTGCGATGTGCGAGGCGTTGGGGGGGCGTGGCTATGAATGCCAGAAGGTCGCGACGGCGGTGAGCGAGCTGGCGCGCAACCAGATTTCGTATGCGGGGGGCGGCACCATCCAGCTGATTCCCGTGCAGTCGCCGCGCAAGCTCTTGCGCGTGCGCGCCGAGGACCAGGGGCGGGGCATTCCCGAGCTGGACCGGGTGCTGTCGGGGACGTACCGGAGCAAGACGGGGATGGGGTTGGGGCTCTTGGGCGTCAAGCGGCTGGCGGACAAGTTCGAGGTGAACACCGGCATCGCCGGGACGCAGGTGGAGTTCGAGGTGTGGCTGTGA
- a CDS encoding SpoIIE family protein phosphatase has translation MAVRLSAAHLTRPKVGEVENGDGVLVRREGPYTLLAVVDALGHGPAAAQASAEALRCLGQVALSSSVASVAEALHVALKHGRGAAAMLAVFDGHTLHCAGVGNVELRTVGTRVPVLPTPGILGQSFRTLRTLSTPLVVGDRVALFSDGLSFRVDLEQVRTQSPDMACAFLLERFGRTTDDATVLVADVEPS, from the coding sequence GTGGCTGTGAGGTTGTCGGCGGCCCACCTGACGCGCCCGAAGGTGGGCGAGGTGGAGAACGGCGACGGGGTGTTGGTGCGCCGGGAGGGGCCGTACACGTTGCTCGCGGTGGTGGACGCCTTGGGGCACGGTCCGGCCGCGGCGCAGGCCTCGGCCGAGGCGCTGCGGTGTCTGGGCCAGGTGGCGTTGAGCTCCTCGGTGGCGTCCGTGGCGGAGGCGCTCCATGTGGCGCTGAAGCACGGGCGGGGCGCGGCGGCGATGCTCGCGGTGTTCGACGGACACACGCTGCACTGTGCGGGCGTGGGGAACGTGGAGCTGCGCACGGTGGGCACGCGGGTGCCGGTGCTTCCCACGCCGGGCATCCTGGGGCAGTCGTTCCGCACGCTGCGGACGCTGTCGACGCCGCTGGTGGTGGGGGACCGGGTGGCCCTCTTCAGCGATGGGTTGAGCTTTCGAGTGGACCTGGAGCAGGTCCGAACGCAGTCCCCTGACATGGCCTGTGCGTTCCTGCTAGAGCGCTTTGGCCGTACCACCGATGACGCCACCGTGCTGGTGGCGGACGTGGAGCCGTCATGA